The following coding sequences lie in one Myxococcus xanthus genomic window:
- a CDS encoding zinc-binding dehydrogenase produces MKSPVVPETMRALVLTAYDGRPESLRVESRRVPRPTTGQVLVRVAAAPINPADLMFMRGQYGIRKPLPVVPGLEASGTVVASGGVAGRLLVGRRVACVAPGEGDGLWAEYAAVPLGQCLPLRGQVSDEQGASLFINPFTAWVLMERAKEGGHAALAQTAAAGTMGRMLLALAKRRGVAMVNVVRRPEQVALLHDLGAEHVLSTHEPEFEERLLRLCHELKVLLAFDPVGGRLTGQLLHALPEGGTVIVYGSLSEQECRIAPGDLIFGRKRVEGFWLSEWHRQGFGAAQIKALMGVPSLVGQTLETPVRARLPLESAGEAVRIASADMTSGKVLFVPEQGQSPAESP; encoded by the coding sequence ATGAAGAGCCCCGTCGTTCCCGAGACGATGCGCGCGCTGGTCCTCACCGCCTATGACGGACGGCCGGAGTCCCTGCGCGTGGAATCCCGGCGGGTGCCTCGGCCCACCACGGGCCAGGTCCTGGTGCGCGTGGCGGCGGCGCCCATCAACCCGGCGGACCTGATGTTCATGCGTGGGCAGTACGGCATCCGCAAGCCGCTGCCCGTGGTGCCGGGCCTGGAGGCCAGCGGGACGGTGGTGGCCTCGGGCGGCGTCGCGGGCCGGCTCCTGGTGGGGCGCCGCGTGGCATGTGTGGCGCCCGGCGAAGGGGACGGCTTGTGGGCGGAGTACGCGGCGGTGCCCCTGGGCCAGTGCCTGCCGCTGCGGGGCCAGGTCTCCGACGAGCAGGGCGCCAGCCTCTTCATCAATCCCTTCACCGCGTGGGTGTTGATGGAGCGCGCGAAGGAGGGTGGCCACGCCGCGCTGGCCCAGACGGCCGCCGCGGGCACCATGGGACGGATGCTGCTGGCGCTCGCGAAGCGCCGGGGCGTGGCCATGGTGAACGTGGTGCGGCGCCCGGAGCAGGTGGCCCTGCTTCATGACCTGGGCGCGGAGCACGTGCTGAGCACCCACGAGCCCGAGTTCGAGGAGCGGCTGCTCCGCCTGTGTCACGAGCTGAAGGTGTTGCTCGCCTTCGACCCGGTGGGCGGACGGCTCACCGGGCAGCTGCTCCACGCGCTGCCGGAGGGCGGCACCGTCATCGTATATGGCTCGCTCTCCGAACAGGAGTGCCGAATCGCGCCCGGGGACCTCATCTTCGGGCGCAAGCGGGTGGAGGGCTTCTGGCTGTCGGAGTGGCACCGGCAAGGCTTCGGCGCCGCGCAAATCAAGGCGCTGATGGGCGTGCCGTCGCTGGTGGGGCAGACGCTGGAGACGCCCGTGCGCGCCCGGCTCCCGCTGGAGTCGGCGGGCGAGGCGGTGCGCATCGCCTCGGCGGACATGACGTCCGGCAAGGTGCTCTTCGTTCCCGAGCAGGGACAGTCACCGGCCGAATCACCGTGA
- the ybaK gene encoding Cys-tRNA(Pro) deacylase has protein sequence MKTNAARLLDSLGVKYALRDYDVDPEDLSAESVAAKVGMPAEQVFKTLVARGDRTGVLMAVVPGNAELDLKALARLSGDRKVDTVPLKELQPLTGFIRGGCTAIGGKKDYPVYVDETMELFDAIAVSAGVRGTQLVLAPADYLRVTKAKTGPISRDKA, from the coding sequence GTGAAGACGAACGCCGCCCGACTCCTGGACTCGCTCGGCGTGAAGTACGCGCTGCGCGACTACGACGTGGACCCGGAGGATTTGTCCGCGGAGTCGGTGGCGGCCAAGGTGGGCATGCCCGCCGAGCAGGTCTTCAAGACGCTGGTGGCGCGCGGCGACCGCACCGGCGTGCTGATGGCGGTGGTGCCCGGCAACGCGGAGCTGGACCTGAAGGCGCTGGCCCGGCTCAGCGGAGACCGCAAGGTGGACACTGTGCCGCTCAAGGAACTCCAGCCGCTCACCGGATTCATCCGGGGCGGCTGCACGGCCATCGGCGGCAAGAAGGACTATCCCGTGTACGTCGACGAGACGATGGAGCTGTTCGACGCCATCGCGGTGTCCGCGGGCGTGCGTGGCACGCAGCTCGTGCTCGCCCCCGCGGACTACCTGCGCGTGACGAAGGCGAAGACAGGCCCCATCTCCCGCGACAAGGCCTGA
- the purK gene encoding 5-(carboxyamino)imidazole ribonucleotide synthase, whose translation MSPRVVLPGGTIGMLGGGQLGRMMALAARTLGFQVQALDPDADCPAHSVVDRCVTASFGDTAAAETLARACDTVTLEIEKIPLATLEAVARHTPMRPGADVLRVIQHRGRQKGWLAKGGFPLGPWREAHSAAELAEAIQVLGGRCFVKSSEGGYDGRGQVEVTSANEAAQAWRELGERSVVVEAALALQSELSVLVARSPNGEVAVYPPAFNHHEERILAWSLLPGPLPPAVLNKATELARGITESLQVEGLLVIELFLLKDGSVLVNELAPRPHNSFHSTEVACLTSQFEQAVRAVCNLPLGSVEVVRPAAIVNLLGDLWLKDGGPRFQQVLAMPGVRLHLYGKREARKGRKMGHLSAVGSSPEDALARVQAAATALGM comes from the coding sequence ATGAGCCCCCGCGTGGTGCTGCCCGGCGGCACGATTGGCATGCTCGGCGGCGGCCAGCTGGGGCGGATGATGGCCCTGGCCGCGCGCACGCTCGGCTTCCAGGTCCAGGCGTTGGACCCGGACGCGGACTGCCCGGCCCACTCCGTGGTGGACCGATGTGTCACCGCGTCCTTCGGTGACACGGCGGCCGCGGAGACGCTGGCGCGCGCGTGCGACACCGTGACGCTCGAAATCGAGAAGATTCCCCTCGCCACGCTGGAAGCGGTGGCGCGGCACACCCCCATGCGCCCGGGCGCGGACGTGCTCCGCGTGATTCAGCACCGGGGACGGCAGAAGGGCTGGCTCGCCAAGGGTGGTTTTCCCCTGGGCCCGTGGCGCGAGGCGCACTCCGCCGCGGAGCTGGCCGAGGCCATCCAGGTGCTGGGCGGACGCTGCTTCGTGAAGTCCAGCGAGGGCGGCTACGACGGGCGCGGGCAGGTGGAGGTGACTTCCGCGAACGAGGCCGCCCAGGCGTGGCGCGAGCTGGGTGAGCGCTCCGTGGTGGTGGAGGCCGCGCTGGCGCTCCAGTCCGAGCTGTCCGTGCTGGTGGCCCGCAGCCCCAATGGGGAAGTGGCGGTGTATCCGCCGGCCTTCAATCACCACGAGGAGCGCATCCTCGCGTGGTCGCTGCTGCCGGGGCCGCTGCCGCCCGCGGTGCTGAACAAGGCCACGGAGCTGGCGCGCGGCATCACCGAGTCGCTCCAGGTCGAAGGCCTGCTCGTCATCGAGCTGTTCCTGCTGAAGGACGGCAGCGTGCTCGTCAACGAGCTGGCGCCGCGCCCGCACAACAGCTTCCACTCCACCGAGGTGGCGTGCCTCACCTCGCAGTTCGAGCAGGCGGTGCGCGCGGTGTGCAACCTGCCGCTGGGCTCCGTGGAGGTGGTGCGTCCAGCGGCCATCGTCAACCTGCTCGGGGACCTGTGGCTGAAGGACGGTGGCCCTCGCTTCCAGCAGGTGCTGGCCATGCCCGGCGTCCGCTTGCACCTGTACGGCAAGCGGGAGGCGCGCAAGGGCCGGAAGATGGGGCACCTGTCCGCGGTGGGCAGCTCGCCCGAGGACGCGCTCGCCCGCGTGCAGGCCGCCGCCACCGCGCTGGGGATGTGA
- the purE gene encoding 5-(carboxyamino)imidazole ribonucleotide mutase: MASTVTPWVGVIMGGKSDLEHLQPAVDILKELGIPHEVRVVSAHRTPDWMMEYASTAETRGLSVIIAAAGGAAHLPGMVSSKTLLPVIGVPMPTTLLSGLDALLSIVQMPKGVPVGTQAIGKPGAANAALHAAAILCLKYPELRERLAAWRKARTDEVLAHRELS; the protein is encoded by the coding sequence ATGGCGAGCACGGTCACCCCGTGGGTCGGGGTCATCATGGGCGGTAAGAGCGACCTGGAGCACCTGCAGCCCGCGGTCGACATCCTCAAGGAACTGGGCATCCCGCACGAGGTGCGCGTGGTGTCCGCCCACCGCACCCCGGACTGGATGATGGAGTACGCGTCCACCGCAGAGACGAGGGGGCTGTCCGTCATCATCGCCGCGGCGGGCGGCGCGGCGCACCTGCCGGGCATGGTGTCGAGCAAGACGCTGCTGCCCGTCATCGGCGTGCCCATGCCCACCACGCTGCTCAGCGGCCTGGACGCGCTGCTGTCCATCGTCCAGATGCCCAAGGGCGTGCCGGTGGGAACGCAGGCCATTGGCAAGCCGGGCGCCGCCAACGCCGCCCTGCACGCCGCGGCCATCCTCTGCCTCAAGTACCCGGAGCTGCGCGAGCGGCTCGCGGCCTGGCGCAAGGCGCGTACTGACGAAGTGCTGGCGCACCGGGAGCTGTCATGA
- a CDS encoding AMP-dependent synthetase/ligase, with product MQLPQFQTLIDIFKRSTSTFGSRDLFGEKKNGQWVWTTYSRFGEMVDDLRGGLAQLGVGAGDRVAVISNNRLEWAVGAYATYTLGGAYVPMYESQQVKELQFILNDSGAKVVFCATDDIAQRIQSVRAELPHLEHIIRFSGTTSDTDSFATLLRRGAETPTPLVSPKPTDLAGLIYTSGTTGQPKGVMLSHANIARNVSAMHEVFPMGTEDRSLAFLPWAHVFGQTVELHALLSMGASMAIAEAVEKIIDNLSEVKPTLLFSVPRIFNRIYDGLQKRMAGEKAVTRFMFHRGLAVAAQRRALAEAGKSSGLLDLQHAFFDKVVFSKVRARFGGRLKYAFSGGSAISKEVAEFIDNLGITVYEGYGLTETSPIATANFPNNRKIGSVGKALPGVRVEIDTAATGEASQGEIVVHGHNVMMGYYNKPEENEKVFTGNGGFRTGDMGYLDPDGYLYITGRIKEQYKLENGKYVVPSPIEQSLALSTYIANALVHGMNKPYNVAIIVVDVDTLKKWATEKGLDTTSMPELLKRPEVLQLYREQVNEFTRDVKGYERPQRFLLVSEDFTVANDMLTPKMSVKRRNVVARYNDAIEALYREGSDRNVSAA from the coding sequence ATGCAGCTCCCGCAGTTCCAGACCCTCATCGACATCTTCAAGCGCAGCACCTCCACCTTCGGCAGCCGCGACCTCTTCGGAGAGAAGAAGAACGGCCAGTGGGTCTGGACGACCTATTCCCGCTTCGGAGAGATGGTCGACGACCTGCGAGGAGGGCTCGCTCAGCTGGGCGTGGGCGCGGGCGACCGCGTGGCCGTCATCTCCAACAACCGCCTGGAGTGGGCGGTGGGCGCGTACGCCACATACACGCTCGGCGGCGCCTACGTCCCGATGTACGAATCGCAGCAGGTGAAGGAACTGCAGTTCATCCTCAACGACAGCGGCGCCAAGGTCGTTTTCTGTGCCACGGATGACATCGCGCAGCGCATCCAGTCCGTCCGCGCGGAGTTGCCGCACCTGGAGCACATCATCCGCTTCAGCGGCACCACCAGCGACACGGACAGCTTCGCGACGCTGCTGCGGCGGGGCGCCGAGACGCCCACGCCCCTGGTGAGCCCCAAGCCGACGGACCTGGCCGGCCTCATCTACACGTCGGGCACCACGGGACAGCCCAAGGGCGTGATGCTCAGCCACGCGAACATCGCCCGCAACGTGTCGGCGATGCACGAAGTGTTTCCCATGGGGACGGAGGACCGCTCCCTGGCCTTCCTGCCCTGGGCGCACGTCTTCGGCCAGACGGTGGAGCTGCACGCGCTGCTGTCCATGGGCGCTTCCATGGCCATCGCGGAGGCGGTGGAGAAGATCATCGACAACCTCTCCGAGGTGAAGCCCACGCTGCTGTTCAGCGTGCCGCGCATCTTCAACCGCATCTACGACGGCCTGCAGAAGCGCATGGCCGGCGAGAAGGCGGTGACGCGGTTCATGTTCCACCGCGGCCTCGCGGTGGCGGCCCAGCGGCGCGCGCTCGCGGAGGCGGGCAAGTCGAGCGGCCTGCTGGACCTGCAGCACGCCTTCTTCGACAAGGTGGTCTTCTCCAAGGTCCGCGCGCGCTTCGGCGGGCGGCTGAAGTACGCCTTCTCCGGTGGGTCGGCCATCTCCAAGGAGGTGGCGGAGTTCATCGACAACCTCGGCATCACCGTCTACGAGGGCTACGGCCTCACGGAGACGTCGCCCATCGCCACGGCCAACTTCCCCAACAACCGGAAGATCGGCTCGGTGGGCAAGGCGCTGCCCGGGGTTCGCGTGGAGATCGACACGGCGGCCACCGGCGAGGCGTCGCAGGGCGAAATCGTCGTCCACGGGCACAACGTGATGATGGGCTACTACAACAAGCCCGAGGAGAACGAGAAGGTGTTCACTGGGAACGGCGGCTTCCGCACCGGTGACATGGGCTACCTGGATCCGGACGGCTACCTCTACATCACCGGCCGCATCAAGGAGCAGTACAAGCTGGAGAACGGCAAGTACGTGGTGCCCAGCCCCATCGAGCAGTCGCTGGCGCTCTCCACCTACATCGCCAACGCGTTGGTCCACGGCATGAACAAGCCGTACAACGTGGCCATCATCGTCGTGGACGTGGACACGCTGAAGAAGTGGGCCACGGAGAAGGGCCTGGACACGACGTCCATGCCGGAGCTGCTCAAGCGTCCCGAGGTGCTCCAGCTCTACCGTGAGCAGGTGAACGAGTTCACCCGCGACGTGAAGGGCTATGAGCGCCCGCAGCGCTTCCTGCTCGTCAGCGAGGACTTCACCGTCGCCAACGACATGCTCACCCCCAAGATGAGCGTGAAGCGCCGCAACGTCGTGGCCCGCTACAACGACGCCATCGAAGCCCTCTACCGCGAGGGCAGCGACCGCAACGTCTCCGCGGCCTAG